A window of the Euzebya pacifica genome harbors these coding sequences:
- a CDS encoding LuxR family transcriptional regulator, translated as MVLTLVGRTGVLDDIGRALDDGSGVLLTGTSGMGRTSVLRALQAQPDIDVVRVTATPATAPVPLGALARFLPGEVSPAVTSGALGAVRSALGALAAAGTVLGFDDVHHLDGVSAALVADAAREGLRVVLTVREHAEVPPPLQGLHDEQLLREVVLTPLGAVDAATLVRTVAGGRSTTTSVRWAVELGEGNPLLLAELARIAPRPGFERLPLTDRLRRAMAAHLEVVDDTTRRAVEVLAYDSPLPLGVLVDVVGAAAAEAVEQQALVTVGDGPVHLVSLAHPLLAEVVLADIGATRRAALASALLQVVPDAAARGWPDLPDGAVRHARWQMDAGEVVDLDIIAEASRHMLVRWDAAGAQRLAAVVHERRPNDCGAILLLAGAALLRGEPIEAERWFAMVEHLGGTPEQRLQARLGLAESAFFGRGDREAAQVALAPIGDPPALQDGTSEDCAGRDATTALAAMIALCGGDMAEAAVLAERVGPRATPDLRLVALAVRHVAVASAGHLDAAWRLTEQAIPLLADPAVAPEHHVRMWAGRRYLRLHLGDLQGVLDGPEDHRSHAALLLSNVVFDVGQSAAHLVMARGDLARSLVERIDVTLTETDPYGHRAFVGAVAAEIAAHQGRRDAAVAAARTARESHRPHLGWWAWAVPAAEGWALAATHRFPRACALMRRAAARAEASGDLLHQCLCLLAAVRLGGLDQAGALAEVAARVDGRLWPAVGVAARGLADPADPDGLLEDGCERLMDLGARLWAVDLLARGAALDRRSRRDGRAMQRRAAAEAHAREFVDLTSPAVTALRGSSAAGLTPRQWQIATLAAEGWTSRQIADHLVLSVRTVDNHLARAYQVLGVHGRQDLADVLAGPPLGPDDQSVDPMITR; from the coding sequence ATGGTGTTGACGCTGGTGGGACGGACCGGTGTGCTGGACGACATCGGGCGTGCGCTCGATGACGGCTCGGGAGTGCTGCTGACGGGGACATCGGGGATGGGGCGGACCAGCGTGTTGCGCGCCCTGCAGGCCCAACCCGATATCGACGTCGTCCGCGTGACCGCCACGCCCGCGACCGCTCCCGTCCCGCTGGGTGCCCTTGCCCGGTTCCTGCCCGGCGAGGTGTCTCCCGCCGTCACGTCCGGGGCGTTGGGTGCCGTGAGGAGCGCCCTCGGTGCCCTCGCCGCGGCGGGCACGGTCCTCGGGTTCGATGACGTCCACCACCTGGACGGGGTGTCGGCGGCACTGGTGGCCGACGCGGCGCGCGAGGGCCTGCGCGTCGTGCTCACCGTTCGGGAGCACGCAGAGGTCCCCCCACCCCTGCAGGGGCTGCACGACGAACAGCTGCTGCGCGAGGTGGTGCTGACGCCGCTCGGTGCCGTCGACGCCGCCACGCTGGTCCGCACCGTCGCAGGTGGGCGGTCCACGACGACGTCGGTGCGCTGGGCGGTCGAGCTGGGGGAGGGCAACCCGCTGCTGCTCGCCGAGCTGGCGCGGATCGCGCCGCGACCGGGCTTCGAGCGGTTGCCCCTCACCGATCGACTGCGCCGCGCAATGGCGGCCCACCTCGAGGTCGTGGACGACACGACGCGGCGAGCGGTCGAGGTCCTCGCCTACGACTCGCCGCTGCCGCTGGGCGTGCTCGTCGACGTCGTGGGCGCTGCGGCAGCCGAGGCGGTCGAGCAGCAGGCCCTCGTCACGGTCGGCGACGGACCGGTGCACCTCGTGTCCCTGGCCCACCCCTTGCTGGCCGAGGTGGTGCTGGCCGACATCGGAGCCACACGTCGGGCGGCACTGGCCAGCGCCCTGTTGCAGGTCGTCCCGGACGCGGCAGCACGCGGGTGGCCGGACCTGCCGGACGGGGCGGTTCGCCATGCGCGCTGGCAGATGGACGCCGGCGAGGTCGTCGACCTCGACATCATCGCCGAGGCAAGCCGGCACATGCTCGTGCGGTGGGACGCCGCTGGCGCCCAACGCCTTGCCGCCGTCGTCCACGAACGCCGGCCGAACGACTGCGGGGCGATCCTGCTGCTCGCTGGTGCGGCCCTGCTGCGTGGTGAACCGATCGAAGCCGAACGCTGGTTCGCGATGGTGGAGCACCTGGGAGGGACACCGGAGCAGCGACTGCAAGCACGACTCGGGCTGGCCGAGTCCGCGTTCTTCGGCCGCGGGGACCGCGAGGCAGCGCAGGTGGCGCTGGCCCCGATCGGCGACCCCCCTGCGCTGCAGGACGGCACCTCCGAGGACTGCGCGGGACGGGATGCGACCACCGCGCTCGCCGCGATGATCGCCCTCTGCGGGGGAGACATGGCCGAGGCTGCCGTCCTTGCAGAACGGGTCGGACCACGCGCGACGCCGGACCTGCGGCTGGTCGCCCTTGCCGTCCGCCACGTCGCGGTCGCATCCGCCGGACACCTGGATGCTGCCTGGCGCCTGACCGAACAGGCGATCCCGCTCCTGGCCGACCCTGCTGTGGCCCCCGAGCACCACGTCCGGATGTGGGCTGGCCGGCGCTACCTGCGACTGCACCTCGGTGACCTGCAGGGTGTGCTGGACGGCCCCGAGGATCACCGCTCCCACGCCGCATTGCTCCTGTCGAACGTGGTGTTCGACGTGGGCCAGTCCGCCGCGCATCTGGTGATGGCACGTGGCGACCTGGCGAGGTCACTGGTCGAGCGGATCGACGTGACGTTGACCGAGACCGACCCATACGGTCATCGGGCGTTCGTGGGCGCGGTTGCCGCGGAGATCGCGGCCCATCAGGGTCGCCGCGATGCCGCCGTCGCCGCGGCGCGTACCGCCCGGGAGAGCCATCGCCCACACCTCGGATGGTGGGCGTGGGCCGTGCCCGCCGCCGAGGGTTGGGCCCTCGCCGCCACGCACCGATTCCCACGGGCCTGCGCACTCATGCGGCGGGCCGCCGCACGGGCGGAAGCCAGCGGGGACCTGCTCCACCAGTGCCTTTGCCTGCTCGCCGCAGTCCGCCTCGGGGGGCTCGACCAGGCCGGTGCCCTGGCCGAGGTGGCGGCACGTGTCGATGGTCGCCTGTGGCCGGCGGTGGGGGTGGCCGCACGGGGTCTCGCCGATCCCGCAGACCCCGACGGCCTGCTCGAGGACGGCTGCGAGCGACTGATGGACCTCGGGGCCCGGCTCTGGGCCGTGGACCTGCTGGCCCGTGGCGCTGCCCTGGACCGCAGGTCCCGACGCGACGGGCGTGCGATGCAGCGCCGGGCTGCGGCGGAAGCCCATGCCCGCGAGTTCGTCGACCTGACCTCTCCCGCCGTGACGGCGTTGCGGGGATCGTCCGCGGCCGGGCTGACCCCTCGCCAGTGGCAGATCGCGACGCTTGCCGCAGAGGGCTGGACCAGCAGGCAGATCGCTGACCACCTGGTCCTCAGCGTCCGTACGGTCGACAACCACCTCGCCCGTGCCTACCAGGTGCTGGGCGTCCACGGACGGCAGGACCTTGCGGACGTGCTGGCCGGACCACCGCTCGGCCCCGATGACCAGTCCGTCGACCCGATGATCACCCGCTGA
- a CDS encoding prepilin-type N-terminal cleavage/methylation domain-containing protein, with translation MRWTDEAGFTLVELLVVIAIIGVTIPLHSTLTERIGANEELIQRTLALLVEAQEAYVVEHGRFADNLRELGDSEPELVDEQLATGRTDGYLVELHDVDGDGWTASAAAAAPGLSGRAAYVVDQTGVIRERDCRAGQVWDHREGGCVPDPAAALMPAAEELVGTLDRIGWGLVLSAAAEQVSEEAFVDQVASRVDVDGDGRVGLDELVVTDPFAIAEDLVDAPEDARATIAGEDRARELVDAHRRWLVAVLQPGIAGEALPDGVPLADRLDDARALLDGVGSIDAATSLRFLGDHVDDLDVTPEPRGDMMHPSARVNAHRRDVLRRDVAYMVRFLDEGRQEALVASLHRVRARGDGTGAPEDWVVGPAAALITAQVDLTLRLLGH, from the coding sequence ATGAGGTGGACCGACGAGGCGGGCTTCACGCTCGTGGAGCTGTTGGTGGTGATCGCCATCATCGGGGTGACGATCCCGCTCCACTCGACGCTGACGGAGCGGATAGGGGCCAACGAGGAGCTGATCCAGCGCACCCTCGCCCTGCTCGTCGAGGCCCAGGAGGCCTACGTCGTCGAACACGGACGGTTCGCCGACAACCTGCGCGAGCTCGGCGACTCCGAACCGGAACTCGTCGACGAGCAGCTCGCGACCGGCCGCACGGATGGCTACCTCGTCGAGCTCCACGACGTGGACGGTGACGGCTGGACCGCCAGCGCGGCTGCTGCGGCACCGGGGCTGAGCGGCCGGGCGGCCTACGTCGTCGACCAGACCGGCGTGATCCGCGAACGAGACTGCCGCGCCGGGCAGGTCTGGGACCATCGGGAAGGGGGCTGCGTTCCCGATCCTGCGGCTGCCCTCATGCCTGCCGCGGAGGAGCTGGTCGGGACGCTGGACCGGATCGGTTGGGGCCTGGTGCTGTCGGCTGCCGCCGAACAGGTCAGCGAGGAGGCCTTCGTCGACCAGGTCGCATCGCGGGTGGACGTCGACGGGGACGGGCGGGTCGGCCTCGACGAGCTCGTCGTCACCGACCCGTTCGCCATCGCCGAGGACCTCGTCGACGCCCCCGAGGACGCGCGCGCCACCATCGCGGGCGAGGATCGTGCCCGAGAGCTCGTCGACGCCCACCGCCGCTGGTTGGTGGCGGTCCTGCAGCCGGGCATCGCCGGCGAGGCCCTGCCTGACGGGGTGCCCCTGGCCGATCGCCTCGACGACGCCCGGGCGCTGCTCGACGGCGTCGGCAGCATCGACGCGGCCACGTCACTGCGGTTCCTGGGCGACCACGTGGACGACCTCGACGTCACCCCCGAACCCCGTGGCGACATGATGCATCCGTCCGCTCGGGTCAACGCCCACCGTCGGGACGTCCTGCGGCGCGACGTCGCGTACATGGTCCGTTTCCTCGACGAGGGCAGGCAGGAGGCGCTCGTCGCCTCGCTGCACCGTGTCCGGGCCCGAGGCGACGGCACCGGCGCGCCCGAGGACTGGGTCGTTGGCCCCGCGGCGGCGCTGATCACCGCGCAGGTCGACCTGACCCTCCGACTGCTGGGCCACTGA
- the ligA gene encoding NAD-dependent DNA ligase LigA, whose protein sequence is MTDRETRDRVAELRETLAYHRYRYYVLSDPQIPDAEFDALMRELEGLEAEHPELDHPDSPTHQVGAPIDSAFGEVAHRLPMQSLDNAFDREELQAWADRVARGLEGGDHRFTCELKVDGVAISLIYENGFLTQAITRGDGTTGEDVTANVRTIEGIPRLLAIDDPPALVEVRGEIHYPVEKFEAMNAAREAAGEARFANPRNAASGALRQKDPEVTRTRPLALVAHGMGATDGLDVESHSGFLAFLRDAGVPTAPETRTVDDIGAVWAFVEHWETHRHDPTYELDGVVVKVDRLDQQRQLGSTSRAPRWAIAFKYPPEEQRTRLVDIEVNVGRTGRTTPYAVLEPVLVAGSTVTYATLHNQDQARLKDVRPGDMVIVRKAGDVIPEVVGPVLSERPEDVEAAGPWQFPTTCPFCGEPLQRLEGEADTYCVNVDCPNRILETLDHFASRKAMDIEGLGYETAKALLEAGLVSDLADLYLLDRDAVFALEGFGDKKTDLLLDGIQKSRTQPIERLLTGLNIRHIGPNVAKLIARSLGDLQAMRDADVERIAAIDGVGTVIADSLVTWMGNDRNAALLDKLVAAGVRTDTEVTATTSDVLAGRTLVITGTLAGYSRDEAKQAVLDAGGKVTGSVSGKTFAVVVGDSPGSKAAKAEDLGVPILDEAGFEQLLATGELP, encoded by the coding sequence ATGACTGACCGCGAGACCCGCGACCGGGTGGCCGAGCTGCGCGAGACCCTCGCCTACCACCGCTACCGGTACTACGTCCTTTCCGACCCGCAGATCCCCGACGCGGAGTTCGACGCGCTCATGCGCGAGCTCGAGGGGCTCGAGGCCGAGCACCCCGAGCTCGACCATCCGGACTCCCCGACCCATCAGGTCGGCGCGCCCATCGACAGCGCGTTCGGCGAGGTCGCCCACCGCCTGCCGATGCAGTCGCTGGACAACGCCTTCGACCGCGAGGAGCTGCAGGCCTGGGCCGACCGGGTTGCCCGGGGCCTGGAGGGCGGCGACCACCGCTTCACTTGCGAGCTGAAGGTCGACGGGGTGGCCATCTCGTTGATCTACGAGAACGGGTTCCTCACCCAGGCCATCACCCGCGGTGACGGCACCACCGGCGAGGACGTCACCGCGAACGTCCGCACCATCGAGGGCATCCCACGGCTGCTCGCCATCGACGACCCGCCGGCGCTGGTGGAGGTCCGCGGCGAGATCCACTACCCGGTGGAGAAGTTCGAGGCCATGAACGCCGCCCGCGAGGCCGCCGGCGAGGCGCGGTTCGCCAACCCTCGCAACGCCGCCTCGGGCGCGCTGCGCCAGAAGGACCCCGAGGTCACGCGGACCCGGCCGCTCGCGCTCGTCGCCCACGGCATGGGCGCCACCGACGGGCTGGACGTCGAGAGCCATTCCGGTTTCCTCGCCTTCCTTCGCGATGCCGGCGTCCCGACCGCGCCCGAGACCCGCACCGTCGACGACATCGGCGCGGTCTGGGCCTTCGTCGAGCACTGGGAGACCCACCGCCACGACCCCACCTACGAGCTGGACGGCGTCGTGGTCAAGGTCGACCGGCTGGACCAGCAACGCCAGCTCGGCTCGACCAGCCGTGCTCCCCGCTGGGCCATCGCGTTCAAGTACCCGCCGGAGGAGCAGCGGACCCGCCTGGTCGACATCGAGGTCAACGTCGGACGGACCGGACGGACGACCCCCTACGCCGTCCTCGAACCGGTGCTCGTCGCTGGGTCCACGGTGACCTACGCCACCCTGCACAACCAGGACCAGGCCCGGCTGAAGGACGTCCGCCCGGGGGACATGGTCATCGTGCGCAAGGCCGGTGACGTCATCCCCGAGGTGGTCGGCCCGGTGCTGTCGGAACGCCCCGAGGACGTCGAGGCCGCCGGTCCCTGGCAGTTCCCCACGACCTGCCCGTTCTGCGGCGAGCCGCTGCAACGGCTCGAGGGCGAGGCCGACACCTACTGCGTCAACGTCGACTGCCCCAACCGGATCCTCGAGACGCTCGACCACTTCGCCAGCCGCAAGGCCATGGACATCGAGGGGTTGGGCTACGAGACCGCCAAGGCCCTGCTGGAGGCCGGGCTGGTCAGCGACCTGGCCGACCTGTACCTGCTGGACCGCGACGCCGTGTTCGCCCTCGAGGGCTTCGGGGACAAGAAGACCGACCTGCTGCTCGACGGCATCCAGAAGTCCAGGACCCAGCCCATCGAACGGCTGCTGACGGGCCTGAACATCCGGCACATCGGTCCGAACGTCGCCAAGCTGATCGCCCGTTCCCTCGGTGACCTGCAGGCCATGCGCGACGCCGACGTCGAGCGGATCGCCGCGATCGACGGGGTCGGAACGGTCATCGCCGACTCGCTGGTCACCTGGATGGGCAACGACCGCAACGCCGCGCTGCTGGACAAGCTCGTGGCCGCCGGCGTCCGCACCGACACCGAGGTGACGGCGACGACCAGCGACGTCCTCGCGGGCCGCACGCTGGTCATCACCGGGACGCTGGCCGGCTACTCCCGCGACGAGGCCAAGCAGGCGGTCCTCGACGCCGGCGGCAAGGTCACCGGCAGCGTGTCCGGCAAGACGTTCGCCGTCGTCGTCGGTGACAGCCCCGGGTCGAAGGCAGCCAAGGCCGAGGACCTCGGCGTGCCGATCCTCGACGAGGCCGGGTTCGAGCAGCTGCTGGCCACCGGCGAGCTGCCCTGA
- a CDS encoding oxidoreductase, translating to MFTLADLPDLTGRTAVVTGANSGLGLETARALAGAGATVVMTARSKDKFDAAEADIRPTNRTADLRFVQLDLASLDNVRTAAEVIRSEYPEVDILVNNAGIMMTPEATTADGLELQLGTNHFGHFAFTGLLLEPLLAAGDARVVTVSSGMHHRGEMDFDDLQQQQSDGYDTTAQYARSKLANLMFALELQRRFDAAGVDARSVSAHPGYTATNLQSAGVQLPGGGLFHKAASIGMRLLNPIVGMSVEQGALPQIHAAVSDVPGGSYWGPQGPGEMRGPVGSAKVNRKARNEADAARLWDISVDTTGVTYDALETSTGSVR from the coding sequence GTGTTCACGCTTGCCGACCTGCCCGACCTGACCGGCCGCACCGCGGTGGTGACCGGCGCCAACTCCGGGCTGGGGCTGGAGACCGCCAGGGCCCTCGCCGGGGCCGGCGCGACCGTCGTGATGACCGCCCGGTCCAAGGACAAGTTCGACGCCGCCGAGGCCGACATCCGCCCCACCAACCGGACCGCCGACCTGCGGTTCGTGCAGCTGGACCTGGCCAGCCTGGACAACGTCCGCACCGCAGCGGAGGTCATCCGCAGCGAGTACCCCGAAGTCGACATCCTGGTCAACAACGCCGGCATCATGATGACCCCGGAGGCCACCACCGCCGACGGCCTCGAGCTGCAGCTCGGCACCAACCACTTCGGGCACTTCGCCTTCACCGGCCTGCTCCTCGAGCCGCTGCTCGCCGCAGGGGACGCCCGCGTGGTCACCGTCTCCTCCGGCATGCACCACCGCGGCGAGATGGACTTCGACGACCTCCAGCAGCAGCAGTCCGACGGCTACGACACCACCGCCCAGTACGCCCGCTCCAAGCTGGCCAACCTGATGTTCGCCCTCGAGCTCCAGCGTCGCTTCGACGCGGCCGGTGTGGACGCCCGCTCGGTGTCGGCCCACCCGGGGTACACCGCGACCAACCTGCAGTCCGCCGGGGTGCAGCTGCCCGGCGGCGGCTTGTTCCACAAGGCCGCCAGCATCGGCATGCGACTGCTGAACCCGATCGTCGGCATGTCGGTGGAGCAAGGTGCGCTGCCCCAGATCCACGCCGCCGTCAGCGACGTGCCCGGTGGCAGCTACTGGGGGCCGCAGGGGCCAGGGGAGATGCGCGGCCCGGTTGGCTCGGCGAAGGTCAACCGGAAGGCCCGCAACGAGGCCGATGCGGCCAGGTTGTGGGACATCTCGGTGGACACCACGGGCGTGACGTACGACGCTTTGGAAACGAGCACCGGTTCCGTGCGGTGA
- a CDS encoding helix-turn-helix transcriptional regulator — MDPLARLLEILGLLQGSPVWTATALAERTGTTPRTVRRDISRLRELGYRIAAAPGPDGGYRLDRGRAVPPLLLTADEAVALVIGVRSAGPAGVAGMHEAADGALTKLATVLPPAAWARVADLDAATVRPERVYPSPVDAAALARLATAVRNSRRVRFGYTTVDGTASRRRADPSALVHTGPRWYLVAHDVDRAAWRTFRVDRITAPEEVGPAVLPDEVPEPLGLVQRGTALAAYRWQARILLDLPLDVARMRVPPTIGLLEEADDNRSLLRLGGEELRPIATFLVGLTCGFEVLDPPELVEELHALGRWLAGR; from the coding sequence ATGGACCCCCTCGCCCGCCTGCTGGAGATCCTCGGCCTGCTCCAGGGCAGCCCGGTGTGGACCGCCACGGCCCTGGCCGAGCGCACCGGTACCACTCCCCGAACCGTGCGGCGCGACATCAGCCGGCTGCGCGAGCTCGGCTACCGCATCGCTGCCGCACCCGGTCCCGACGGTGGCTACCGGCTGGACCGTGGACGGGCTGTCCCACCCCTCTTGCTGACCGCCGACGAGGCCGTCGCCCTGGTGATCGGGGTCCGCTCGGCTGGACCGGCCGGGGTCGCCGGCATGCACGAGGCTGCGGACGGCGCCCTGACCAAGCTCGCAACCGTCCTGCCCCCGGCGGCCTGGGCGAGGGTGGCCGACCTCGACGCCGCCACCGTGCGCCCGGAGCGGGTCTATCCATCACCGGTCGATGCCGCTGCCCTTGCGCGGCTCGCCACCGCCGTGCGAAACAGCCGTCGGGTGCGGTTCGGCTACACCACCGTCGACGGCACGGCGAGCCGCCGACGAGCCGATCCGTCAGCGCTGGTCCACACCGGCCCACGCTGGTACCTGGTTGCCCACGACGTGGACCGCGCCGCCTGGCGGACCTTCCGGGTCGACCGCATCACCGCGCCCGAGGAGGTCGGACCGGCCGTCCTGCCCGACGAGGTGCCCGAACCCCTCGGCCTGGTCCAGCGGGGGACCGCCCTGGCGGCCTACCGCTGGCAGGCCCGGATCCTGCTCGACCTGCCCCTCGACGTGGCCCGCATGCGGGTGCCGCCGACGATCGGCTTGCTCGAGGAGGCCGACGACAACCGGTCGCTCCTGCGGCTCGGGGGCGAGGAGCTGCGCCCGATCGCCACCTTCCTCGTGGGGCTGACCTGTGGCTTCGAGGTGCTCGACCCGCCAGAGCTGGTGGAGGAGCTGCACGCGCTCGGACGGTGGCTGGCCGGTCGTTGA
- a CDS encoding alpha/beta fold hydrolase — protein sequence MPAATPTPSTTLPPIVLVAGAWLGGWAWDDVVGPLRAAGHRVLAPTLPGMGDRRDEDHADIDVTAHIEDLAGWLQEQALTDVVLVGHSYAGAVATGAAAALPGTVDRLVYVDASVPTDDGPLVGAGPQLEAMQAWADGFGGRLLPLLPDEMLRARELYGADDLSDEALQRFREHASPFPLPCMTSALPPGTVAGASGIPRTFVRCTRSGPPPWWTDADQRRPEDRYVELDAGHWPMWSRPEELAAAILARAEQPASGG from the coding sequence GTGCCTGCAGCCACCCCCACACCTTCGACAACCCTGCCGCCCATCGTCCTCGTTGCCGGCGCCTGGCTGGGCGGCTGGGCCTGGGACGACGTCGTCGGACCGTTGCGGGCGGCCGGCCACCGGGTCCTCGCGCCCACCCTGCCCGGCATGGGCGATCGCCGCGACGAGGACCACGCCGACATCGACGTGACCGCCCACATCGAGGACCTGGCGGGCTGGCTGCAGGAGCAGGCGCTGACCGACGTCGTGCTGGTCGGCCACAGCTACGCCGGCGCCGTGGCCACCGGGGCCGCAGCCGCCCTTCCGGGCACGGTCGATCGGCTGGTGTACGTCGACGCGTCCGTGCCCACCGACGACGGACCGCTCGTCGGCGCCGGACCGCAGCTCGAGGCCATGCAGGCGTGGGCGGACGGTTTCGGCGGCCGGCTGCTGCCGCTGCTGCCCGACGAAATGCTGCGTGCCCGCGAGCTCTACGGCGCCGACGACCTGTCGGACGAGGCGTTGCAGCGGTTCCGCGAGCACGCGAGCCCGTTCCCCCTCCCCTGCATGACCAGCGCGTTGCCCCCGGGCACGGTTGCCGGCGCCTCCGGCATCCCACGGACGTTCGTGCGCTGCACCCGTTCGGGCCCGCCACCGTGGTGGACCGACGCCGACCAGCGCCGCCCCGAGGACCGCTACGTCGAGCTCGACGCTGGCCACTGGCCGATGTGGTCTCGGCCCGAGGAGCTGGCTGCCGCGATCCTCGCACGAGCCGAGCAGCCGGCCAGCGGGGGGTGA
- the mnmA gene encoding tRNA 2-thiouridine(34) synthase MnmA, whose product MANVLVAMSGGVDSSMAAALLVEQGHDVTGVHLKMADTPSGIPGKGCCTLDDARDARRVADLLGIPYYVWDFADAFHERVVDDFVAEYAAGRTPNPCIRCNERVKYTALMARARAAGFDRLATGHHVRLSTDDDGTVRLLRPVDEGKDQTYVLYMASQDQLRHSAFPVGGMPKSELREMAAERGLVTASKPDSTDICFIPSGNTAAFLGARIGRRPGRLVDHDGTELGEHDGAFAFTVGQRRGLGLSGMPEPRFVTAIEGDTVTVGRRQDLEVAALTATDVSWTVAPPTPGEEGLTVRVRYHGDRLPVAVEVAGDVMDVAFTGVRPSGVAPGQAVVVYRGEECVGGGTIAATVR is encoded by the coding sequence ATGGCGAACGTCCTCGTGGCGATGTCGGGCGGTGTGGACTCCTCCATGGCCGCCGCCCTGCTGGTCGAGCAGGGCCACGACGTCACCGGCGTGCACCTGAAGATGGCCGACACCCCCAGCGGCATCCCGGGGAAGGGTTGCTGCACCCTCGACGACGCACGCGACGCCCGCCGGGTCGCCGACCTGCTCGGCATCCCCTACTACGTGTGGGACTTCGCTGACGCCTTCCACGAACGGGTGGTCGACGACTTCGTCGCCGAGTACGCCGCCGGCCGCACCCCCAACCCGTGCATCCGCTGCAACGAGCGGGTCAAGTACACCGCCCTGATGGCCCGTGCCCGGGCCGCCGGGTTCGACCGGCTTGCCACCGGCCACCACGTCCGCCTGTCCACCGACGACGACGGCACCGTGCGGCTGCTCCGCCCCGTCGACGAGGGCAAGGACCAGACCTACGTGCTGTACATGGCCAGCCAGGACCAGCTGCGGCACTCGGCGTTCCCCGTCGGCGGGATGCCCAAGTCCGAGCTGCGCGAGATGGCGGCCGAACGCGGGCTGGTCACGGCGTCCAAGCCCGACAGCACCGACATCTGCTTCATCCCCTCCGGCAACACCGCGGCGTTCCTCGGGGCCCGCATCGGCCGGCGTCCCGGCCGGCTGGTCGACCACGACGGCACCGAGCTCGGTGAGCACGACGGGGCGTTCGCGTTCACGGTCGGGCAGCGGCGTGGCCTGGGCCTGTCGGGCATGCCCGAACCGCGGTTCGTCACCGCCATCGAGGGCGACACCGTCACCGTCGGCCGGCGGCAGGACCTCGAGGTGGCCGCGTTGACCGCGACCGACGTGAGCTGGACCGTCGCCCCGCCCACCCCGGGGGAGGAGGGGCTGACCGTCCGTGTCCGCTACCACGGCGACCGGCTGCCGGTGGCCGTCGAGGTGGCCGGTGACGTCATGGACGTGGCGTTCACCGGCGTCAGGCCCAGCGGGGTCGCTCCCGGCCAGGCCGTCGTGGTCTACCGCGGCGAGGAATGCGTCGGCGGCGGCACCATCGCCGCCACCGTTCGCTGA
- a CDS encoding cysteine desulfurase family protein, whose translation MSTTPDAVYLDHAATTPLAAEVAEAMAPWITAGAVGNASSLHTAGRRARAAVEDARDRVAVALGVTPLEVLFTSGGTEADNQAIKGLVWSGGPGGHVVTTAIEHHAVLETVEWLRDHQGIKATVVGVDPDGTVDPDEVLAAVQPDTRVVSVMAANNELGTIQPIDVLGPALADRGVPLHIDAVQAFGKVPMPLEEWRPAALALSAHKFNGPTGVGVLVLRRDLQPHPVLHGGGQERGVRSGTLNVAGIVGLGAAAERAVAHLDTFGTVVRARRDALLEGLLAIDDTTHNGHPGRRLPHNAHVGIGGVDAEALLMGLDRAGIQCSTGSACQSGAAQRSHVLDAIGAREDAAHLRFTLGPETTDDDVARTITPVTDAVARLRAGGTSNGDS comes from the coding sequence ATGTCGACCACCCCCGACGCGGTCTACCTGGACCACGCGGCCACCACGCCCCTGGCGGCGGAGGTGGCCGAGGCCATGGCGCCGTGGATCACCGCCGGGGCCGTGGGCAACGCCTCGTCGCTGCACACCGCCGGGCGGCGGGCCCGGGCCGCCGTCGAGGACGCCCGCGACCGGGTCGCCGTGGCGTTGGGCGTGACCCCGCTGGAGGTCCTCTTCACCTCCGGCGGCACCGAGGCGGACAACCAGGCGATCAAGGGGCTCGTCTGGTCCGGCGGCCCGGGCGGGCACGTCGTCACCACCGCCATCGAGCACCACGCGGTCCTCGAGACCGTCGAGTGGCTGCGCGACCACCAAGGCATCAAGGCCACCGTCGTGGGCGTGGACCCCGACGGCACCGTCGACCCCGATGAGGTCCTCGCCGCCGTCCAGCCCGACACCCGGGTGGTCAGCGTCATGGCCGCCAACAACGAGCTCGGGACGATCCAGCCGATCGACGTGCTCGGCCCGGCGCTGGCCGACCGTGGCGTCCCGCTGCACATCGACGCCGTGCAGGCGTTCGGCAAGGTCCCCATGCCGCTGGAGGAGTGGCGGCCGGCCGCCCTTGCCCTCTCGGCCCACAAGTTCAACGGTCCCACCGGGGTCGGCGTGCTGGTGCTCCGACGCGACCTCCAGCCCCATCCCGTCCTGCACGGCGGGGGGCAGGAACGCGGCGTGCGGTCGGGCACCCTCAACGTCGCGGGCATCGTCGGCCTCGGCGCGGCCGCCGAACGAGCGGTGGCACACCTCGACACCTTCGGCACCGTCGTCCGAGCACGCCGGGACGCGCTGCTCGAGGGCCTGCTCGCCATCGACGACACCACCCACAACGGCCACCCCGGGCGTCGCCTGCCCCACAACGCCCACGTCGGCATCGGCGGGGTCGACGCCGAAGCCCTCCTGATGGGCCTCGATCGGGCCGGCATCCAGTGCTCGACCGGATCTGCCTGCCAGTCCGGCGCCGCCCAGCGAAGCCACGTCCTCGACGCCATCGGCGCCCGCGAGGACGCCGCCCACCTGCGCTTCACCCTCGGGCCCGAGACCACCGACGACGACGTCGCCCGCACGATCACCCCGGTCACCGACGCGGTCGCACGCCTGCGCGCAGGCGGCACCAGCAACGGGGACAGCTGA